A genomic stretch from Microtus pennsylvanicus isolate mMicPen1 chromosome 11, mMicPen1.hap1, whole genome shotgun sequence includes:
- the Ccdc47 gene encoding PAT complex subunit CCDC47, which yields MKAFYAFCAVLLVFGSVSEAKFGDFEDEEDIVEYDDNDFAEFEDVMEDSVTESPQRVITTEDDEDETTVELEGQDENQGDFEDADTREGDTESEPYDDEEFEGYEDKPDTSSSKNKDPITIVDVPAHLQNNWESYYLEILMVTGLLAYIMNYIIGKNKNSRLAQAWFNSHRELLESNFTLVGDDGTNKEATSTGKLNQENEHIYNLWCSGRVCCEGMLIQLRFLKRQDLLNVLARMMRPVSDQVQIKVTMNDEDMDTYVFAVGTRKALVRLQKEMQDLSEFCSDKPKSGAKYGLPDSLAILSEMGEVTEGMMDTKMVHFLTHYADKIESVHFSDQFSGPKIMQEEGQPLKLPDTKRTLLFTFNVPGSGNTYPKDMEALLPLMNMVIYSIDKAKKFRLNREGKQRADKNRARVEENFLKLTHVQRQEAAQSRREEKKRAEKERIMNEEDPEKQRRLEEAALRREQKKLEKKQMKMKQIKVKAM from the exons ATGAAAGCCTTCTACGCTTTCTGTGCTGTCCTTTTGGTGTTTGGGAGTGTCTCTGAAGCCAAGTTTGGTGATTTCGAGGATGAGGAAGACATCGTAGAGTATGATGATAATGATTTCGCTGAGTTTGAGGATGTCATGGAAGACTCTGTTACGGAATCTCCTCAGCGAGTGATAACCActgaagatgatgaagatgagACCACTGTAGAGTTGGAAGGGCAGGATGAAAACCAAGGAGATTTTGAAGATGCAGATACCCGG gagGGAGATACTGAAAGTGAGCCATATGATGATGAAGAATTTGAGGGTTATGAAGACAAACCAGATACCTCTTCTAGCAAAAATAAAGACCCAATAACAATCGTTGAT GTCCCTGCACACCTCCAGAACAACTGGGAGAGTTATTATCTAGAGATTCTGATGGTGACTGGTCTGCTTGCCTATATCATGAACTACATCATTGGGAAGAATAAGAACAGCCGGCTTGCTCAGGCCTGGTTTAACTCTCATAGAGAACTTTTGGAGAGCAATTTTACCTTAGTGG GGGATGATGGGACTAACAAAGAAGCCACAAGCACGGGAAAGTTGAATCAGGAGAATGAACACATTTATAACCTGTGGTGTTCTGGTCGAGTGTGCTGTGAAGGCATGCTTATCCAGCTGAGG TTCCTTAAGAGACAAGACTTACTTAATGTCCTGGCCCGGATGATGAGGCCAGTGAGTGATCAAGTG caaataaaagtaACCATGAATGATGAGGACatggatacatatgtgtttgCTGTTGGCACTCGCAAAGCTTTGGTGCGGCTGCAGAAAGAGATGCAGGATCTG agCGAGTTCTGTAGTGATAAACCTAAGTCTGGAGCAAAGTATGGACTGCCAGACTCGTTGGCCATCCTGTCGGAAATGGGAGAAGTCACAGAGGGCATGATGGACACAAAG atggttCACTTTCTTACACACTATGCTGACAAGATTGAATCCGTCCATTTTTCAGACCAGTTTTCTGGTCCAAAGATAATGCAAGA GGAGGGTCAGCCTTTAAAGCTGCCTGACACTAAGAGGACACTACTGTTTACATTTAATG TGCCTGGCTCAGGTAACACGTACCCAAAGGATATGGAGGCTTTGCTACCCCTGATGAACATGGTGATTTATTCTATTGACAAAGCCAAAAAGTTTCGACTCAACAGAGAA GGTAAACAACGAGCAGATAAGAACCGGGCCCGCGTGGAAGAGAACTTCTTGAAACTGACCCAcgtgcagagacaggaggctgcgCAGTCGCGGcgtgaggagaagaaaagagccgAGAAGGAGCGGATCATGAATGAGGAAGACCCTGAGAAGCAGCGCAGGCTGGAG GAAGCTGCTTTGAGGAGAGAACAAAAGAAGTTGGAGAAGAAGCAGATGAAAATGAAGCAAATCAAAGTGAAAGCCATGTAA